The Raphanus sativus cultivar WK10039 chromosome 2, ASM80110v3, whole genome shotgun sequence genome includes a region encoding these proteins:
- the LOC108840901 gene encoding uncharacterized protein LOC108840901 isoform X2 — MSLFLSRLRLGKQGLVRRASLLIFSNGLSSSSLHQTPPCNIIGAKPCGEGLGKLIIKNANERDPTELEKKVPMDLVYNNHGNATIVGASHGWIATLKNDEILRLQDDLNPYASYTEPKHILLPPLVTMRHCQTKIITNVSMSSSCPGDDENCVVAAKFLGAQLSFCKPASQSKPEWTNMRIKNPCFYSSRVLFSKKDEMFRILGYGGHLIGSWDPRKPSEDPKLQTLHFQKIPKLPKATRELMDSCCKSEHLVESPTGETFLVKMYRKTSEITKGGIAKMKTRALMVFKIDEEGNADYTQDIGDLVIFLSDSEPFCAPAASFPGLHSNHVEFLEAFNEVAYIDLSGHAFISYIDSHFPAYYIPPQNLEK; from the coding sequence ATGTCTCTGTTTCTGAGTCGGCTCCGCCTTGGTAAACAGGGGTTGGTGAGAAGAGCATCTCTTCTAATCTTCTCTAATGGTTTGTCATCATCTTCCTTACATCAAACCCCTCCTTGTAATATCATCGGCGCTAAACCTTGCGGAGAGGGTCTCGGGAAACTCATCATCAAGAATGCTAATGAACGTGACCCTACTGAGCTGGAAAAGAAAGTGCCTATGGATTTGGTGTATAATAATCATGGTAACGCTACCATCGTTGGGGCATCTCATGGCTGGATAGCTACTCTCAAGAACGACGAAATCTTGCGTCTCCAAGACGATCTCAACCCATATGCATCGTATACAGAACCGAAACACATCCTTCTGCCTCCTCTTGTAACCATGAGACATTGCCAAACCAAAATCATCACCAACGTGTCAATGTCCTCATCTTGTCCGGGTGATGATGAGAACTGTGTTGTGGCTGCTAAGTTCTTGGGAGCTCAGCTCAGCTTTTGCAAACCAGCCTCTCAGAGTAAACCCGAGTGGACCAACATGAGGATCAAAAACCCCTGTTTCTACTCCTCACGTGTCTTGTTCTCCAAGAAAGACGAGATGTTTCGCATTCTCGGATATGGAGGCCACCTCATCGGGTCATGGGATCCCCGCAAACCCAGCGAGGACCCCAAGTTGCAGACCTTGCATTTCCAAAAGATTCCTAAGCTTCCCAAGGCCACACGCGAGCTTATGGACTCGTGTTGCAAGAGCGAGCACTTGGTGGAGTCACCAACTGGTGAGACTTTCTTGGTTAAGATGTACAGGAAGACATCCGAGATCACAAAGGGTGGTATTGCAAAAATGAAGACGAGAGCTTTAATGGTGTTCAAGATAGATGAAGAAGGAAACGCTGATTACACTCAAGACATAGGAGATCTCGTCATTTTCCTCTCTGATTCTGAACCATTCTGTGCCCCTGCTGCTTCCTTTCCTGGCTTGCACTCAAACCACGTTGAGTTCTTGGAAGCTTTTAACGAAGTGGCGTATATCGATCTGTCTGGTCACGCTTTCATTAGCTATATTGATTCTCACTTCCCTGCTTACTATATTCCACCTCAAAATCTAGAAAAGTAG
- the LOC108840901 gene encoding uncharacterized protein LOC108840901 isoform X1, translated as MEGFTFSRLRLGKQGLVRRASLLIFSNGLSSSSLHQTPPCNIIGAKPCGEGLGKLIIKNANERDPTELEKKVPMDLVYNNHGNATIVGASHGWIATLKNDEILRLQDDLNPYASYTEPKHILLPPLVTMRHCQTKIITNVSMSSSCPGDDENCVVAAKFLGAQLSFCKPASQSKPEWTNMRIKNPCFYSSRVLFSKKDEMFRILGYGGHLIGSWDPRKPSEDPKLQTLHFQKIPKLPKATRELMDSCCKSEHLVESPTGETFLVKMYRKTSEITKGGIAKMKTRALMVFKIDEEGNADYTQDIGDLVIFLSDSEPFCAPAASFPGLHSNHVEFLEAFNEVAYIDLSGHAFISYIDSHFPAYYIPPQNLEK; from the exons ATGGAGGGTTTTACTTTTAG TCGGCTCCGCCTTGGTAAACAGGGGTTGGTGAGAAGAGCATCTCTTCTAATCTTCTCTAATGGTTTGTCATCATCTTCCTTACATCAAACCCCTCCTTGTAATATCATCGGCGCTAAACCTTGCGGAGAGGGTCTCGGGAAACTCATCATCAAGAATGCTAATGAACGTGACCCTACTGAGCTGGAAAAGAAAGTGCCTATGGATTTGGTGTATAATAATCATGGTAACGCTACCATCGTTGGGGCATCTCATGGCTGGATAGCTACTCTCAAGAACGACGAAATCTTGCGTCTCCAAGACGATCTCAACCCATATGCATCGTATACAGAACCGAAACACATCCTTCTGCCTCCTCTTGTAACCATGAGACATTGCCAAACCAAAATCATCACCAACGTGTCAATGTCCTCATCTTGTCCGGGTGATGATGAGAACTGTGTTGTGGCTGCTAAGTTCTTGGGAGCTCAGCTCAGCTTTTGCAAACCAGCCTCTCAGAGTAAACCCGAGTGGACCAACATGAGGATCAAAAACCCCTGTTTCTACTCCTCACGTGTCTTGTTCTCCAAGAAAGACGAGATGTTTCGCATTCTCGGATATGGAGGCCACCTCATCGGGTCATGGGATCCCCGCAAACCCAGCGAGGACCCCAAGTTGCAGACCTTGCATTTCCAAAAGATTCCTAAGCTTCCCAAGGCCACACGCGAGCTTATGGACTCGTGTTGCAAGAGCGAGCACTTGGTGGAGTCACCAACTGGTGAGACTTTCTTGGTTAAGATGTACAGGAAGACATCCGAGATCACAAAGGGTGGTATTGCAAAAATGAAGACGAGAGCTTTAATGGTGTTCAAGATAGATGAAGAAGGAAACGCTGATTACACTCAAGACATAGGAGATCTCGTCATTTTCCTCTCTGATTCTGAACCATTCTGTGCCCCTGCTGCTTCCTTTCCTGGCTTGCACTCAAACCACGTTGAGTTCTTGGAAGCTTTTAACGAAGTGGCGTATATCGATCTGTCTGGTCACGCTTTCATTAGCTATATTGATTCTCACTTCCCTGCTTACTATATTCCACCTCAAAATCTAGAAAAGTAG